The genomic region GCGATAAAAGCGGCCACCAACATGTCATCCGACAAGCGACTCCACCTGCGACATCTCAAGCTACTCCGCCACCTCGGCACCGGCGACCTCGGACGTGTCTTCCTCTGCCGCCTCCGCGACTATGATCATTCCGACTCCACGTTCGCCCTCAAGGTTGTAGACCATGCGGCCATCCCGCCGAAGAAGCAGGCCCACGTGGAGACGGAGGCCGAGATCCTCTCCTTGCTCGACCACCCTTTCCTCCCTACGCTCTACGCCCGCATCGACGTCTCTCATTACACGTGTCTCCTCATCGACTACTGCCCCAACGGCGACCTCCAGACCCTCCTCATGAAACAGCCCCACCGCCGCCTCCCCGTCAAACCCGCCAGGTTCTTCGCCGCCGAGGTCCTCGCCTCCCTCGAGTACCTCCACGCGCTCGGGATCGTCTACCGCGACCTCAAACCAGAAAACGTCCTCCTCCGAGAGGACGGCCACATCATGCTCTCCGACTTCGACCTCTGCTTCAAATCCGACGTTGTTCCGACCTTCCACCGCCGCCGCCGCCCCGTCATCAAACCCCGAAAAACAAGGAGAGCCGGGAACTGTTTCGGATCAAGGGAACGGGGACAAAACGAGGAGGAGGAAATGGAGGCGGAGTTCGTGGCGGAGCCGACGGCGGCGTTTTCGAAGTCGTGCGTGGGGACCCACGAGTATTTGGCGCCCGAACTCGTCGGCGGTCACGGTCACGGTAACGGCGTGGACTGGTGGGCGTTCGGGATATTCATCTTCGAGCTGCTCTACGGGACGACGCCGTTTA from Fragaria vesca subsp. vesca linkage group LG3, FraVesHawaii_1.0, whole genome shotgun sequence harbors:
- the LOC101306902 gene encoding protein kinase G11A-like, translated to MDVDLDYPLPNAEYGDLDFSFTSCTTDRTFVSSSSARTSLARSSLTLSFNDRDSRLSSATATTTTATVPIFSQHHRKSDPHWTAIKAATNMSSDKRLHLRHLKLLRHLGTGDLGRVFLCRLRDYDHSDSTFALKVVDHAAIPPKKQAHVETEAEILSLLDHPFLPTLYARIDVSHYTCLLIDYCPNGDLQTLLMKQPHRRLPVKPARFFAAEVLASLEYLHALGIVYRDLKPENVLLREDGHIMLSDFDLCFKSDVVPTFHRRRRPVIKPRKTRRAGNCFGSRERGQNEEEEMEAEFVAEPTAAFSKSCVGTHEYLAPELVGGHGHGNGVDWWAFGIFIFELLYGTTPFKGGSKESTLRNIALANGVRFHVAEGEEEGMKEARDLIEGLLVRDPQRRLGCAKGATEIKRHPFFNGINWALLRTYRPPDVYGLRKKPSKTIAVPVGVALSAHKRRRWWWKGLGQLVRTRSNKKNSQSNSNYYHYVSDKMVKS